In a genomic window of Novosphingobium sp. KA1:
- a CDS encoding TonB-dependent receptor, with amino-acid sequence MAGVAVMSVTPALAQSSDADSAADTGTIVVTATRREMTIDKVPLKIDAFSQTQMDQRGVRSIDDLARFTPGLLFTNTGGVSGNTSNSISIRGISSDVGASTTAIYVDETPIQIRSIGYFGGNVFPKVFDLERVEVLKGPQGTLFGAGAEGGAVRFITPAPSLDGISAYGRAEVATTENGAPSYEVGAAFGAPLAKDLVGLRLSISQRRDGGYIDHIDATTGDVLGKNVNWERTTVVRGALAIKPVPELTITPSLFYQKQYQPERSQYWEQYSDYSDADYRSGYTIAEPRRDRFYLPALKLQYDGDKVMVVSNTSWFDRRQVVTLDYTSYLRAIRTGDPVTPVSTLRPSAATVVTAQANFTQELRLQSKPGGPLDWVVGFYYSNQRQTSDNKTTSSNPAAAADAYSYIDLVHSKDEQIAGFANLDYHATEKLTLSAGLRVSQMKFAFTDAADGPVNGGPSFVEGKTKETPVTPKFGVAYQANPHTLYYANAAKGFRQGGAQGPVPADYCAADLASLGIETSPRQYKSDSVWSFDGGVKGSALGGAAHFDVNAYWIKWSNIQQPVNLPNCGFQYIENLGKANSRGVDVVVDFKLAPGVSVGGNVGFNRTTYAEDVEGSGGSLLAAKGARIGGPQWTGAAWGQFDYPLSNDVDGYFRADATFRSRGPALDPDTFSYDAGLTPTESSVLVSARLGAKVANVDVSVFANNIFNDNKPLSRTHDLAGSPLYYGYVNRPRTFGLTLTYRQ; translated from the coding sequence ATGGCCGGCGTTGCGGTGATGTCGGTGACGCCGGCACTGGCCCAGTCGTCTGATGCCGACAGCGCAGCCGATACCGGCACTATCGTCGTAACCGCGACGCGCCGCGAAATGACGATCGACAAGGTGCCGCTGAAGATCGATGCGTTCAGCCAGACGCAGATGGATCAGCGCGGCGTGCGCTCGATCGACGATCTTGCCCGTTTTACACCGGGGCTTCTTTTCACCAATACCGGCGGTGTTTCGGGTAATACCAGCAACAGCATCTCGATCCGGGGTATTTCCTCCGACGTTGGCGCGTCGACGACCGCCATCTACGTCGATGAAACGCCAATCCAGATCCGCAGCATTGGCTATTTCGGCGGCAACGTGTTCCCCAAAGTGTTCGATCTCGAACGCGTAGAGGTGCTGAAGGGGCCGCAGGGAACGCTGTTCGGTGCCGGCGCCGAAGGCGGCGCGGTGCGCTTCATTACGCCCGCCCCCAGCCTTGACGGCATTTCCGCCTATGGCCGCGCCGAAGTGGCAACGACCGAAAACGGCGCGCCGTCCTACGAAGTGGGGGCCGCATTCGGCGCCCCGCTTGCCAAGGATCTTGTCGGCCTGCGGCTCAGCATCTCGCAGCGGCGCGACGGCGGGTATATCGATCATATCGATGCCACCACCGGCGATGTTCTCGGCAAGAACGTGAACTGGGAGCGCACGACCGTCGTGCGCGGCGCGCTCGCCATTAAGCCGGTTCCAGAGCTGACGATCACGCCGTCCCTGTTCTATCAGAAGCAGTACCAGCCCGAACGCAGCCAGTACTGGGAGCAGTACAGCGATTACAGCGATGCCGATTACCGCTCCGGCTATACAATCGCCGAACCACGCCGCGATCGCTTCTATCTGCCCGCGCTCAAGCTGCAGTATGACGGTGACAAGGTCATGGTGGTCTCGAACACCTCGTGGTTCGACCGCCGCCAGGTGGTGACGCTGGATTACACGTCGTATCTGCGGGCGATCCGCACGGGTGATCCGGTCACGCCGGTTTCAACCTTGCGTCCCTCCGCAGCGACGGTTGTGACCGCGCAGGCCAACTTCACGCAGGAACTGCGCTTGCAGTCCAAACCCGGTGGGCCGCTCGACTGGGTGGTGGGCTTCTACTATTCGAACCAGCGCCAAACCTCGGACAACAAGACGACGTCGTCCAATCCAGCGGCGGCCGCGGATGCCTACAGCTACATCGATCTTGTCCATTCGAAAGACGAGCAGATCGCCGGCTTCGCCAATCTCGACTACCACGCCACGGAAAAGCTGACCCTCAGCGCCGGCCTGCGCGTCTCGCAAATGAAGTTTGCCTTTACCGATGCCGCTGATGGTCCGGTCAACGGTGGCCCCAGCTTCGTCGAAGGCAAGACCAAGGAAACCCCGGTCACGCCCAAATTCGGTGTGGCTTACCAAGCCAATCCGCACACCCTCTATTATGCCAACGCCGCCAAAGGCTTCCGCCAGGGCGGTGCGCAGGGACCGGTTCCGGCAGATTACTGCGCGGCAGATCTCGCTTCGCTGGGCATCGAGACGAGCCCGCGCCAGTACAAGTCGGATAGCGTTTGGAGCTTCGACGGCGGCGTGAAGGGCAGCGCGCTCGGCGGCGCGGCGCACTTTGACGTCAATGCCTACTGGATCAAGTGGAGCAATATCCAGCAGCCGGTGAACCTGCCCAATTGCGGCTTCCAGTACATCGAGAACCTGGGCAAGGCCAACAGCCGCGGCGTGGACGTGGTTGTCGATTTCAAGCTGGCGCCGGGCGTGAGCGTGGGCGGCAACGTCGGTTTCAACCGCACGACTTATGCCGAGGATGTCGAAGGCAGCGGCGGTTCGCTGCTTGCGGCGAAGGGTGCGCGCATCGGCGGTCCGCAGTGGACCGGCGCGGCGTGGGGCCAGTTCGATTATCCGCTGAGCAACGACGTGGATGGCTATTTCCGGGCGGACGCCACGTTCCGCAGTCGCGGGCCGGCGCTCGATCCCGATACCTTCAGTTATGATGCGGGCCTGACGCCGACGGAGTCCAGTGTGCTGGTTTCGGCGCGGTTGGGCGCGAAGGTGGCGAATGTCGATGTGTCGGTCTTCGCGAACAACATCTTCAACGACAACAAGCCGCTTTCGCGTACGCACGATCTGGCCGGTTCGCCGCTCTACTACGGCTATGTGAACCGTCCGCGCACCTTTGGTCTGACCTTGACCTACCGCCAGTAA
- a CDS encoding hydantoinase B/oxoprolinase family protein, protein MASNVDPILLEVFKNGFEAIADEMALILMRTAHSPIVRDAMDFSTALCDAEGENLAQGLTTPMHLGSFRDAMRHLMDEYAGDIHDGDVFIGNDPYLASGQHLPDIYVVKPIFHDGAIQGWAATIAHHVDVGGLVPGSNSLSAVEIHQEGLRLPFLKLRRAGVPDPVLPRVIAANVRTPDLVLGDIEAQLAAAVAGARGLTAMIERHGAGTVRDYGLALHDYAERLARAAFREIPDGTYTFEDHIDGLGDDPQPIVFRLALTVADDEVTADWTGTAPQVRGGINAPISFCKSNVYAALRSIMGADVPNCHGYTRPIHVVAPEASVLNCTYPAPCGARGITGYRIVDCVFGALAAAVPDRVTADGAGGSTLPSFSGRIEGETFVFSECVMGVWGATSEHDGEEGVPHMASNQANVPIETIEADYPIRVERYGLMPDTGGAGRNRGGLGILREYRVLADDVYFGVRSDKVTHPPHGLDGGLPGAPASNLLVRAGGEEALPAMPTRALTLGTGDLYRHVMAGGGGFGDPLGREPHRVLEDIIDGRITPRHACEAYGVVLEEDGTLDVAGTSTLRARMKELAR, encoded by the coding sequence ATGGCCAGCAACGTTGATCCCATCCTTCTCGAAGTGTTCAAGAACGGCTTCGAGGCCATTGCCGACGAGATGGCGCTGATCCTCATGCGCACGGCCCATTCGCCGATCGTGCGCGACGCGATGGACTTCTCCACCGCGCTTTGCGACGCCGAGGGTGAAAATCTGGCGCAGGGCCTCACCACCCCGATGCACCTCGGCAGCTTCCGCGACGCGATGCGCCACCTGATGGACGAATATGCCGGAGACATCCATGACGGCGATGTCTTCATCGGCAACGACCCCTATCTCGCCTCTGGCCAGCACCTGCCGGATATCTACGTCGTCAAACCGATCTTCCATGACGGAGCGATCCAGGGATGGGCCGCAACCATCGCCCATCATGTCGACGTCGGTGGGCTGGTGCCCGGCAGCAATTCGCTGAGCGCGGTCGAAATCCATCAGGAAGGGCTGCGACTACCCTTCCTGAAGCTGCGCCGGGCCGGCGTGCCGGACCCCGTCCTGCCGCGCGTGATCGCCGCCAACGTGCGCACGCCGGACCTCGTGCTGGGCGATATCGAGGCGCAACTTGCCGCCGCCGTTGCCGGTGCGCGCGGCCTCACCGCAATGATCGAGCGGCACGGCGCCGGGACGGTGCGCGACTACGGCCTTGCCCTCCATGACTATGCGGAACGCCTCGCCCGCGCGGCATTCCGCGAGATTCCGGACGGTACCTACACCTTCGAAGACCATATCGACGGGCTTGGCGACGATCCCCAGCCGATCGTGTTCCGCCTTGCCCTGACCGTGGCGGACGACGAAGTCACGGCAGACTGGACCGGGACCGCGCCGCAAGTGCGCGGCGGCATCAATGCGCCGATCTCGTTCTGCAAGTCGAACGTCTACGCGGCGCTGCGCTCGATCATGGGCGCGGACGTGCCCAACTGCCACGGCTATACCCGCCCGATCCATGTTGTCGCCCCCGAAGCCAGCGTGCTCAACTGCACCTACCCGGCGCCCTGCGGCGCCCGCGGCATCACCGGCTATCGCATCGTCGACTGCGTGTTCGGCGCGCTGGCGGCGGCCGTGCCGGACCGGGTGACGGCGGACGGCGCCGGCGGCTCCACCCTGCCCAGCTTCAGCGGGCGCATCGAGGGCGAGACCTTCGTGTTTTCCGAATGCGTCATGGGCGTATGGGGCGCGACGAGCGAGCACGACGGCGAGGAAGGCGTGCCGCACATGGCCTCCAACCAGGCCAACGTCCCGATCGAGACGATCGAGGCCGATTACCCGATCCGCGTCGAACGCTATGGCCTGATGCCGGATACCGGCGGCGCCGGACGCAATCGCGGCGGCCTGGGCATCCTCCGCGAGTACCGCGTGCTCGCTGACGACGTCTATTTCGGCGTCCGTTCCGACAAAGTCACGCATCCGCCGCATGGCCTCGACGGCGGCCTGCCGGGCGCGCCCGCCAGCAACCTGCTGGTCCGTGCAGGGGGCGAGGAAGCTTTGCCTGCCATGCCCACCCGCGCACTGACATTGGGCACCGGCGATCTCTATCGCCATGTCATGGCGGGCGGCGGCGGGTTCGGCGACCCGCTCGGTCGTGAGCCCCACCGCGTGCTGGAAGACATCATCGACGGCCGCATCACCCCCAGGCATGCCTGCGAGGCCTACGGCGTCGTACTGGAGGAGGACGGCACGCTCGACGTGGCCGGAACCAGCACCCTTCGCGCCCGGATGAAGGAGCTTGCCCGATGA
- a CDS encoding hydantoinase/oxoprolinase family protein: MTVPTTLGQTTSGFRISADIGGTFTDIACLSPDGSLTTAKTPTTPDDYARAILAGIAEVAGRLGLAPDRFDEILHASTIATNAILEGKGARTALVTTEGFRDVLELRRIRVPRLYEPLYRKPAPLAPRRLRMEVPERLGPRGEVVRDLDTAAVRAVAAHLADQAVEAVAICFLHSYANPEHEREAERILREELPEGTFVCASHEVLPEIREYERTSTTVVNAYIGPVISQYLSALQDRLRDAGLSGRLLMMQSGGGLLDVDRVIERPATVVESGPAAGVVGAARLGGKAGHGDVITFDMGGTTAKASLIEGGRLVSTDEYEVGGGISMSSALAKGGGYALKLPVIDVSEVGAGGGSIVRIDAGGALKVGPDSAGAVPGPACYGAGGTDATVTDANVVLGYLNPSALAGGAVPIDASLSREAIERSVCRPLDRDLHASAWGIHRLANSAMMRAVKAVSTYRGRDPRDFALFAFGGNGGIHAAALARELGMTKVIVPPGAGVFSAVGLLFTDHEVTRSAAFGRTLAVGDAVLADMAAVLDRLEGAVRSELGEAPTLRLAWRADLRYRGQGFELGVDLPRGPLDAGSLAAMRAGFEAEHRRSYGHDLGDHAIEIVTLRAIGTIPPQGSDTIRDAAQPERSEHGFNRQAYFGPEHGLIETPVVSRADLSLTDRPGPLIVEEYEGTTVVPPGCSALRDPGGNIVITLASAPESGLAGQREQVLETGASQ; the protein is encoded by the coding sequence ATGACTGTACCAACCACATTGGGGCAAACGACATCGGGCTTCCGCATTTCCGCCGATATCGGCGGGACCTTCACCGATATCGCCTGCCTTTCACCCGACGGCAGCCTGACCACCGCCAAGACGCCGACCACGCCGGACGATTATGCCCGCGCCATCCTTGCCGGCATCGCCGAAGTGGCAGGGCGGCTTGGCCTTGCTCCGGACCGCTTCGACGAGATCCTGCACGCCTCCACGATCGCCACCAACGCGATCCTCGAAGGCAAGGGCGCGCGCACGGCGCTGGTGACCACGGAGGGCTTCCGCGACGTGCTCGAACTGCGCCGCATCCGTGTGCCGCGCCTCTACGAGCCGCTCTATCGCAAGCCCGCGCCGCTGGCGCCGCGCCGCCTGCGCATGGAAGTGCCCGAACGTCTGGGTCCGCGCGGAGAGGTGGTGCGCGATCTCGATACCGCTGCCGTTCGTGCCGTAGCCGCTCACCTTGCCGATCAGGCGGTCGAGGCTGTGGCGATCTGCTTCCTGCACAGCTACGCCAATCCCGAGCACGAACGCGAGGCCGAACGGATCCTGCGCGAAGAGCTGCCGGAAGGCACGTTCGTCTGCGCAAGCCACGAGGTGCTACCCGAAATCCGCGAGTACGAGCGGACCAGCACTACGGTCGTCAACGCCTACATCGGCCCGGTGATCAGCCAGTACCTCTCCGCCCTGCAGGACCGGCTGCGTGATGCCGGGCTTTCCGGCCGCCTGCTGATGATGCAATCGGGCGGCGGCCTGCTTGACGTGGACCGGGTGATCGAACGCCCTGCAACCGTGGTCGAAAGCGGCCCGGCGGCGGGCGTCGTCGGCGCGGCAAGGCTGGGGGGCAAGGCCGGGCACGGTGATGTCATCACTTTCGACATGGGCGGAACGACTGCCAAGGCCTCGCTGATCGAGGGCGGTAGGCTGGTCTCTACCGACGAATATGAGGTTGGCGGCGGCATCTCGATGTCGAGCGCGCTGGCCAAGGGCGGCGGCTATGCACTGAAGCTGCCGGTTATCGACGTTTCGGAAGTGGGCGCGGGCGGCGGCAGCATCGTGCGGATCGACGCGGGCGGCGCGCTCAAGGTCGGGCCGGACAGCGCCGGCGCGGTGCCGGGTCCAGCCTGCTACGGCGCCGGCGGCACCGATGCGACAGTGACCGACGCCAATGTCGTGCTCGGCTACCTCAACCCTTCGGCTCTGGCGGGCGGCGCCGTGCCGATCGACGCCAGCCTGTCCCGCGAGGCCATCGAGCGGAGTGTGTGCCGGCCGCTGGACCGCGATCTGCACGCCTCTGCATGGGGCATTCACCGCCTTGCCAACTCGGCCATGATGCGTGCGGTGAAGGCCGTATCGACCTATCGCGGGCGCGACCCGCGCGACTTCGCCCTGTTTGCCTTCGGCGGCAATGGTGGCATCCACGCCGCCGCGCTCGCACGGGAACTGGGTATGACGAAAGTCATCGTACCGCCCGGTGCCGGCGTGTTCAGTGCGGTCGGCCTGCTGTTCACCGATCACGAAGTGACCCGCTCCGCTGCGTTCGGGCGCACGCTAGCAGTGGGCGATGCTGTGCTGGCGGACATGGCTGCCGTGCTGGACCGGCTGGAAGGCGCGGTTCGCTCCGAACTCGGCGAGGCTCCCACGCTGCGCCTCGCCTGGCGCGCGGACCTGCGTTATCGCGGCCAGGGGTTCGAACTGGGCGTGGATCTGCCACGCGGACCGCTCGACGCCGGTTCGCTGGCGGCCATGCGCGCCGGTTTCGAGGCCGAACACCGCCGCAGCTACGGACACGACCTTGGCGACCATGCCATCGAGATCGTCACCCTGCGCGCCATCGGCACGATCCCGCCGCAAGGGTCGGACACGATCCGGGACGCCGCCCAGCCTGAGCGAAGCGAACATGGCTTCAACCGCCAAGCCTACTTCGGCCCTGAGCACGGCTTGATCGAAACCCCAGTCGTGAGCCGCGCCGATCTCTCGCTGACGGACCGCCCCGGCCCACTGATCGTCGAGGAATACGAAGGCACGACCGTCGTTCCGCCCGGATGCAGCGCCCTGCGCGATCCAGGCGGCAACATCGTCATCACGCTGGCGTCGGCCCCGGAATCGGGACTTGCAGGCCAGCGCGAACAGGTTCTGGAAACGGGAGCCTCGCAATGA
- a CDS encoding glutamine synthetase family protein — MTGFIARHDLWSEEQTRLAGEIGAQVRSAGIDQVRLSFPDLHGLLRGKTLMAGALEGAMEDGCAITSTLLFKDTAHRTVAPVFTAGAGVGDPMLQGGGDLIMVPDPATFRVLPWASGTGWMLCDLYYPDGRPVAHSPRRIAQSAVARLAERGFEFVSGLEVEFHLTRLVDPALELSDVGQPGNAPTVAPLHQGYAYLTEQRFDRIEPILDVLRRDCQALGLPIHSLEIEFGPSQVEFVFRPGQGIAPADDMILFRNAVKQIARRHGYHASFMCRPQWRDAMSSGWHLHQSLRERASGRNLFAREDGEPGLSAIGRHFLAGLLAGARAATPFSTPTINGYKRYRPNSLAPDRVAWGEDNRGALLRVLARGAPGATRIENRIGEPAANPYLYLASQMLTGLAGIEAGQEPPAPVDSPYQVDAAPLPGSLEAALELLDANEMLRSGFGDAFVDYYLMIKRAEVVRYNTTVTDWEQREYFDLF; from the coding sequence ATGACCGGCTTCATCGCCCGGCACGATCTCTGGTCGGAGGAACAGACGCGCCTCGCGGGGGAGATCGGCGCGCAGGTTCGCTCCGCAGGGATCGATCAGGTGCGCCTGTCGTTTCCGGACTTGCACGGACTGCTGCGCGGCAAGACGCTTATGGCCGGCGCGTTGGAAGGTGCGATGGAGGATGGCTGTGCCATCACCTCCACCCTGCTTTTCAAGGATACCGCACACCGTACCGTCGCGCCGGTGTTCACGGCCGGGGCCGGGGTGGGCGATCCGATGCTTCAAGGCGGTGGCGATCTGATCATGGTGCCTGATCCGGCGACGTTCCGGGTGCTGCCCTGGGCCTCCGGTACCGGCTGGATGCTGTGCGACCTCTATTATCCGGACGGCAGGCCGGTTGCCCATTCTCCCCGCCGTATCGCGCAGAGCGCCGTCGCCCGGTTGGCGGAGCGCGGGTTCGAATTCGTGAGCGGGTTGGAGGTGGAGTTTCACCTGACGCGTCTGGTCGATCCCGCACTGGAACTGTCTGATGTAGGGCAGCCGGGCAATGCGCCGACCGTCGCGCCGCTGCACCAGGGCTATGCCTATCTGACCGAGCAACGCTTCGACCGGATCGAGCCCATTCTCGACGTTCTGCGCCGTGACTGTCAGGCGCTTGGCCTGCCGATCCATTCGCTGGAAATAGAATTCGGCCCCAGCCAGGTGGAGTTCGTCTTCCGGCCCGGGCAGGGCATTGCGCCGGCCGACGATATGATCCTGTTTCGCAACGCCGTGAAGCAGATCGCCCGCCGCCATGGCTATCACGCCAGTTTCATGTGCCGTCCGCAGTGGCGCGACGCGATGTCGAGCGGCTGGCATCTGCACCAGTCGCTCAGGGAACGAGCCAGCGGCCGCAATCTGTTCGCACGCGAGGATGGCGAGCCGGGGCTGTCTGCCATCGGGCGCCATTTTCTGGCGGGCCTTTTGGCAGGCGCACGCGCTGCCACGCCGTTCAGCACGCCGACGATCAACGGATACAAGCGCTACCGCCCTAACTCGCTGGCGCCCGACCGGGTGGCATGGGGTGAGGACAATCGCGGCGCTTTGCTGCGGGTGCTGGCGCGCGGCGCGCCGGGCGCGACCCGGATCGAGAACCGCATCGGTGAGCCCGCCGCCAATCCCTATCTCTATCTTGCGAGCCAGATGCTCACCGGCCTTGCCGGCATCGAAGCCGGGCAGGAGCCGCCGGCACCCGTCGATTCTCCCTATCAGGTCGATGCTGCGCCCTTGCCGGGCAGTCTGGAGGCGGCGCTGGAGCTGCTCGACGCCAATGAAATGCTGCGATCCGGGTTCGGAGACGCCTTCGTCGACTATTACCTGATGATCAAGCGGGCGGAAGTGGTTCGCTACAATACGACAGTGACGGACTGGGAGCAGCGCGAATACTTCGATCTGTTCTGA
- a CDS encoding aromatic ring-hydroxylating dioxygenase subunit alpha, with translation MLRCYWQPIALLDELDGPRPAKGVRVLGQDLVLFRDDKGRVGLLDRDCPHRNADLAYGRLEDGGLRCLFHGWLFDVDGNCLETPGEPSGSKLCSRIKQKSYPVEVRGGIIFGYLGEGEPPAFPALDCFTAPESHVFAFKGYLDCNWLQALEVGIDPAHASFLHRFYEDEDAAASYGRQFRATSADSDFTMTEVLREYENPDIAVERSDIGLRLTALRSLANGATHVRVTNVLFPQAFVIPLSETMTITQWHVPIDDESCYWYAIFTGFAEAVDKETMRAQRLKLYTLPDYMPRVGRHNNYGYDLEEQRLRTYTGMGEDINVHDQWAVESQGRIQDRTREHLGTTDKGIVAYRKLLLSEIRKAGEGLAPLLALRSEEAAVVTGPATIDGVAGAGEDIVAYWQRVDARRRENAPWAVESQGQ, from the coding sequence ATGCTGCGCTGCTATTGGCAGCCGATCGCCTTGCTGGACGAACTGGACGGGCCCAGGCCCGCCAAGGGCGTGCGCGTGCTGGGACAGGATCTCGTGCTGTTCCGCGACGACAAGGGGCGGGTCGGTCTGCTCGATCGGGACTGCCCGCATCGCAATGCCGATCTTGCCTATGGGCGGCTTGAGGATGGCGGCCTGCGCTGCCTGTTTCATGGCTGGCTGTTCGATGTCGATGGCAATTGCCTTGAAACCCCGGGCGAGCCCTCCGGCAGCAAGCTTTGCTCGCGCATCAAACAGAAGAGCTATCCTGTCGAAGTGCGCGGGGGCATCATTTTCGGGTATCTTGGGGAGGGTGAACCTCCCGCGTTTCCCGCGCTCGATTGCTTCACCGCGCCCGAAAGCCACGTCTTCGCGTTCAAGGGTTATCTCGATTGCAACTGGCTGCAGGCGCTGGAAGTCGGGATCGATCCCGCCCATGCCAGTTTCCTCCATCGGTTCTACGAGGATGAAGACGCGGCGGCCAGCTACGGCAGGCAGTTCCGCGCCACGTCGGCCGACAGCGACTTCACGATGACGGAAGTGCTGCGCGAGTACGAGAACCCGGATATCGCCGTGGAGCGATCGGATATCGGGCTGCGGCTCACCGCGCTTCGCTCGCTTGCCAATGGCGCGACCCATGTTCGCGTCACCAACGTGCTGTTCCCGCAGGCCTTCGTCATTCCGCTGTCCGAAACGATGACGATCACCCAGTGGCACGTGCCGATCGATGACGAGAGCTGCTACTGGTACGCGATCTTCACTGGCTTTGCGGAAGCGGTCGACAAGGAGACGATGCGCGCTCAGCGGCTCAAGCTCTACACGCTGCCGGACTATATGCCGCGCGTCGGCCGCCACAACAATTACGGCTATGATCTCGAAGAGCAGCGCCTGCGCACGTACACGGGCATGGGCGAGGACATCAATGTCCACGACCAGTGGGCGGTCGAGAGCCAGGGGCGCATTCAGGACCGCACGCGCGAGCACTTGGGCACGACCGACAAGGGGATCGTTGCCTATCGCAAGCTGCTGCTCAGCGAGATCCGCAAGGCCGGCGAGGGACTTGCACCACTACTCGCGCTAAGGTCCGAGGAGGCAGCGGTGGTAACCGGGCCGGCCACGATCGACGGCGTCGCCGGTGCCGGCGAGGACATAGTCGCCTACTGGCAGCGCGTCGATGCGCGTCGCCGCGAAAATGCGCCCTGGGCTGTGGAATCCCAAGGACAATGA
- a CDS encoding mandelate racemase/muconate lactonizing enzyme family protein has translation MKIVKVEAFPFRLPPRRDFRWAGLVADLGGFVAVRIETEGGIVGFGEATPLPDWGGDWERRCGETQETVTHIVNTVLGPALVGLDATAVTAARQAMDRLVVGNVYAKCAVDIALHDAWGKIVGQPVYKLLGGAVRESVAVAHMIGLMDETEALAEGAEAAADGVRSLQIKGGVDAERDIRLVAALRRELGDDFTLRLDANQGYGHGKPASKIVARLVEAGVSMVEQPTTGLTYMAEVTAKSGVSIIADESCWNISDALDVSGARAADAISIYLAKAGGFVGAAKVAHVAGAQLMACDVNGSIESAIGTAANVHFALAQPPVTLGAVIAVSAPAGTHPCKVAGRYYEDDVLAEPMGFKDGAILPLDAPGLGITVDEDKLMHYRCH, from the coding sequence TTGAAGATCGTCAAAGTCGAAGCCTTTCCCTTCCGTCTTCCGCCGCGCCGCGATTTTCGCTGGGCGGGACTGGTGGCAGACCTAGGCGGCTTCGTCGCGGTTCGAATCGAGACCGAGGGCGGCATCGTTGGCTTCGGTGAAGCGACTCCGCTCCCCGACTGGGGTGGTGACTGGGAACGGCGCTGCGGCGAAACTCAGGAAACCGTGACGCACATCGTCAATACAGTGCTTGGCCCTGCTCTCGTCGGCCTCGATGCCACGGCGGTAACCGCCGCTCGGCAGGCCATGGACCGGCTCGTGGTCGGAAATGTCTATGCCAAGTGCGCAGTCGATATCGCCCTGCATGACGCATGGGGCAAGATCGTCGGCCAGCCCGTCTACAAGCTGCTGGGCGGTGCAGTGCGCGAATCCGTTGCCGTCGCCCACATGATCGGCCTGATGGACGAAACCGAGGCGCTGGCGGAAGGCGCCGAGGCGGCTGCAGACGGGGTACGCTCGCTCCAGATCAAGGGCGGCGTCGATGCCGAGCGCGACATTCGCCTCGTCGCGGCCTTGCGCCGCGAGCTTGGGGACGATTTCACCCTGCGTCTCGATGCGAACCAGGGTTACGGCCATGGCAAACCCGCTTCGAAGATCGTCGCGCGACTGGTCGAAGCCGGCGTCAGCATGGTCGAACAACCCACTACAGGGCTTACTTATATGGCGGAGGTCACCGCGAAGTCGGGCGTTTCCATCATCGCCGATGAGAGCTGCTGGAATATCAGCGACGCCCTGGACGTCAGCGGTGCGCGCGCGGCGGATGCCATCTCCATCTACCTCGCCAAGGCGGGCGGTTTCGTCGGCGCGGCCAAGGTCGCCCATGTCGCCGGCGCCCAGTTGATGGCCTGCGACGTCAACGGCTCGATCGAATCCGCGATCGGCACGGCCGCCAACGTCCACTTCGCGCTCGCCCAGCCGCCTGTGACCTTGGGCGCCGTGATCGCGGTCAGCGCGCCGGCAGGAACCCATCCCTGCAAGGTCGCGGGACGCTACTACGAAGACGACGTGCTGGCCGAACCGATGGGCTTCAAGGACGGCGCAATCCTACCGCTCGATGCGCCGGGCCTCGGCATCACCGTCGATGAGGACAAGCTAATGCACTACCGGTGTCACTGA